In one window of Cherax quadricarinatus isolate ZL_2023a unplaced genomic scaffold, ASM3850222v1 Contig178, whole genome shotgun sequence DNA:
- the LOC128690574 gene encoding metallophosphoesterase 1 homolog isoform X1: MFLRACCKPRITRNRFVVIFLTCVIIANECIFYAFTATNWPVITNNSEDSVRVLIAADPQILSAQTEPFYPFSILTSWDANRFISRGFHLALWRSKPDIVVFLGDLLNDGSIASDFDFSSLVQHFRNLMYIPDYVKHTIFVPGDNDIGGEGSDQVTPHKIQRFNSIFNQSTTLQYKFIDFIQVQVLDNFNINTRTLPYEDGRIRILLSHIPLLPVTRKKIKEDCQLCSFTQCWIVCVNLHHVHHLEYTPPHLKVIEEHPSFIFSGHEHESLNFAGTKDKAQAQEFHVLKEEMKIWNFDTTQDKLHEVTVPTCSYRMGKQRYGYGAAVIEKSGLVHYTVMWLPSRFTQLWLYLIALGVIFLIFLPPILCIIKVYVINFYHLCGVTLGFGPKYHRV; the protein is encoded by the exons GATTACAAGGAACCGTTTTGTTGTTATATTTTTAACTTGTGTGATAATAGCAAATGAATGTATCTTCTATGCTTTCACGGCCACTAATTGGCcagtcatcactaacaacagtgaagacagtgttcGGGTATTAATAGCAGCAGATCCTCAAATTTTGAGTGCTCAGACAGAGCCTTTCTACCCATTTAGCATACTTACATCTTGGGATGCTAACAG ATTTATTAGTCGTGGATTTCACTTGGCACTGTGGAGGAGCAAGCCAGATATTGTTGTATTTTTAGGTGATCTTCTCAATGATGGAAGTATTGCTAGTGACTTTGACTTTTCTTCATTAGTTCAACACTTCAGAAATCTAATGTACATTCCAGACTATGTGAAG CATACTATATTTGTGCCTGGTGACAATGATATTGGTGGAGAGGGATCTGACCAAGTGACTCCACATAAAATTCAGAGGTTTAATTCAATCTTCAACCAGTCAACTACTCTACAGTACAAATTCATTGACTTCATTCAG GTTCAAGTGTTGGATAATTTCAACATTAATACCAGAACTTTGCCCTATGAGGACGGAAGGATACGCATACTGCTGTCACACATACCTCTCTTGCCAGTTACAAGGAAGAAAATAAAGGAG GACTGTCAGTTAtgcagtttcactcagtgctggaTTGTGTGTGTGAACCTCCACCATGTTCACCACTTGGAGTATACTCCACCACACTTG AAAGTAATAGAGGAACATCCGTCCTTTATATTCTCTGGGCATGAGCATGAGTCCTTAAATTTTGCTGGCACTAAAGACAAAGCACAAGCTCAAGAATTTCATGTTCTCAAAGAAGAAATGAAAATTTGGAATTTTGATACAACTCAAGATAAGCTGCATGAAGTGACAGTTCCCACCTGCTCCTACAGGATGGGCAAGCAGCGGTATGGCTATGGAGCAGCGGTTATTG AGAAGTCCGGCCTTGTGCACTACACCGTCATGTGGTTACCGTCTCGCTTTACACAGTTGTGGCTGTACTTGATTGCTCTTGGTGTCATCTTTCTTATTTTTTTACCACCTATTCTATGCATCATCAAGGTTTATGTTATAAATTTTTATCATCTTTGTGGAGTTACCTTAGGTTTCGGACCTAAATATCATCGTGTGTAA
- the LOC128690574 gene encoding metallophosphoesterase 1 homolog isoform X2, with protein sequence MFLRACCKPRITRNRFVVIFLTCVIIANECIFYAFTATNWPVITNNSEDSVRVLIAADPQILSAQTEPFYPFSILTSWDANRFISRGFHLALWRSKPDIVVFLGDLLNDGSIASDFDFSSLVQHFRNLMYIPDYVKHTIFVPGDNDIGGEGSDQVTPHKIQRFNSIFNQSTTLQYKFIDFIQVQVLDNFNINTRTLPYEDGRIRILLSHIPLLPVTRKKIKEKVIEEHPSFIFSGHEHESLNFAGTKDKAQAQEFHVLKEEMKIWNFDTTQDKLHEVTVPTCSYRMGKQRYGYGAAVIEKSGLVHYTVMWLPSRFTQLWLYLIALGVIFLIFLPPILCIIKVYVINFYHLCGVTLGFGPKYHRV encoded by the exons GATTACAAGGAACCGTTTTGTTGTTATATTTTTAACTTGTGTGATAATAGCAAATGAATGTATCTTCTATGCTTTCACGGCCACTAATTGGCcagtcatcactaacaacagtgaagacagtgttcGGGTATTAATAGCAGCAGATCCTCAAATTTTGAGTGCTCAGACAGAGCCTTTCTACCCATTTAGCATACTTACATCTTGGGATGCTAACAG ATTTATTAGTCGTGGATTTCACTTGGCACTGTGGAGGAGCAAGCCAGATATTGTTGTATTTTTAGGTGATCTTCTCAATGATGGAAGTATTGCTAGTGACTTTGACTTTTCTTCATTAGTTCAACACTTCAGAAATCTAATGTACATTCCAGACTATGTGAAG CATACTATATTTGTGCCTGGTGACAATGATATTGGTGGAGAGGGATCTGACCAAGTGACTCCACATAAAATTCAGAGGTTTAATTCAATCTTCAACCAGTCAACTACTCTACAGTACAAATTCATTGACTTCATTCAG GTTCAAGTGTTGGATAATTTCAACATTAATACCAGAACTTTGCCCTATGAGGACGGAAGGATACGCATACTGCTGTCACACATACCTCTCTTGCCAGTTACAAGGAAGAAAATAAAGGAG AAAGTAATAGAGGAACATCCGTCCTTTATATTCTCTGGGCATGAGCATGAGTCCTTAAATTTTGCTGGCACTAAAGACAAAGCACAAGCTCAAGAATTTCATGTTCTCAAAGAAGAAATGAAAATTTGGAATTTTGATACAACTCAAGATAAGCTGCATGAAGTGACAGTTCCCACCTGCTCCTACAGGATGGGCAAGCAGCGGTATGGCTATGGAGCAGCGGTTATTG AGAAGTCCGGCCTTGTGCACTACACCGTCATGTGGTTACCGTCTCGCTTTACACAGTTGTGGCTGTACTTGATTGCTCTTGGTGTCATCTTTCTTATTTTTTTACCACCTATTCTATGCATCATCAAGGTTTATGTTATAAATTTTTATCATCTTTGTGGAGTTACCTTAGGTTTCGGACCTAAATATCATCGTGTGTAA